In one window of Bacillota bacterium DNA:
- a CDS encoding DUF2922 domain-containing protein: MVQTLQLIFSTAGGRNTTISLADPDPEITAQDVEAVMDSVLARNVFNTTSGDITGKVRAQIVSREVSVLGEY, encoded by the coding sequence GCAGTTGATCTTTAGCACAGCCGGGGGACGCAACACGACAATCTCGCTTGCCGACCCCGATCCGGAGATAACCGCCCAGGATGTAGAAGCGGTGATGGATTCGGTTCTGGCCCGTAATGTGTTCAACACGACCAGCGGTGATATAACCGGTAAGGTCAGGGCCCAGATTGTTTCAAGAGAAGTTAGTGTGTTGGGTGAGTATTAA